In Athene noctua chromosome 11, bAthNoc1.hap1.1, whole genome shotgun sequence, the sequence CTACAGCTCGAACATATCCTGCTGTAGGTTCGTGTCATTGTCAcctcctttctcctctgccccAGTCAGTACTAAACTAAAGAGCTTTTTTGAAAGCTGAAGTCCCAAAAGCTACGTCTCAGCTCTACACACCAAAGATTTCACATCAGAAGCCCCAAGTAATATTGTTGTCCTGTTAAGTAATTTCTGTAATTGCTGCCCATTTCTGTATGATGTTTCTGGCACAGTTCTTTTAggttttcccctcccttctcccacacATTAGTGAAGACCTCCATGGATATCCAGACATCAGAATTCACATCATCTTCCAGTTTAAAGAATTATTGGCTAAGAACATTGTTTGTTCCAATCATCAAGCTGCATGGcgttttatttttttggttttccacTAACACATATTGGATACTTAAAAACTTTTCATCACAAAAGGGCCCCATAACCAGCTCTGCATAATCCAGTGTCTTTTTATTAAGATACTTTCAGATAGGGAAAACACTTGAAGACTAAGTTTTTCTACCAAATTATTTAACtaccaaaaaaatcccagtaaaTTGCATTAAAAGAGCTATGCTCGCCTTAAGGGCTAACTCAGATAGAATATATTAAAAGACCTTGCAACTATTGAAGAATAAGTACCACGAAGACCAAGGATTCAgactaagaaaacaaaacaaacacgaGGCGCACAGTGAAGGCAGAGGGAGCTTGAGCTTCTGGTTGCTATATCCTCCAGTAAGGAGCTATAATTAGGGTGTAATAATAGATGTCTGCTTCCAGACTTATCTTCCTTCTCCCCACCAAAAAATTGCACTGAATTTGTCTAGTTTTCTCCCATCACATAGAAACTGCAAAAGAGCAGGACTCCTCCTAAATGAATCCATCTCAATGCATTTGCAACCTAAAAATAAGAGTACAGAAGCGGTCTAGCTTTGGTGAGAAGAGGAATGAAACCACTAAATGCAATCCCTTTATCCACAGCACCTACTGCTTTGAACAGTGGATGTATGGCTGAGGGCTTTTCTGCTACTTTGTCATTTACAGTGCATCTGTAGATTTAGGCTTTATCACCCATCTCTTACCTTGCAGCAGTCTTGTTAACTTTGAGTCTCTGTAGGGGACAAAGCCACCCTTTTTATTTTCATCCCCAAGAGCACTAATTACGTTCCCCAGGCAGAGGAGCCCTCTGTTGATGTTGATGCCTGCGTACAAACAGATAACAGTGAGTACAGCCACCTCAATAGCTAGGAACTGGTTATTTCTGtccttattaaaaaatataagaagATTAAAAAAGCACCTTATAAAGGTTAATTAAAGAACTACTTTGCTTTTCCTGACAAGGACTCAACCGATTACCTCAAAAGTGATAAGAAACTCACGCCATACCAGTCCTTTTCCTACAGACCTTCTTTTAGTCTGTCTCCCTCAGCCTTGGTCTTCTTTTGCCTCTCAGAGCCAGCAAGATCAACCAGGTGTAGCTTGGAGCGATAACTGCTGTTCCTGTAGCAGAAAAACTATTTTACTCTCTCAAATAAACATGCAGTTAAGAAAGGAGCAGTCAGTGGTTACTACAGATGAGCTACTGGGCTGAAAAACATACTTCATATCAGAGACAGCCAGATAAAGGACTGCCTCAAGAGTAGCTCAGCTGAGTTGATCCCAGACCAAGAAAGAATGACAGGACTATGAAATTTTGAGGAAGCCTGAGCCCCAAAAGTTACCAGGAGTGGCTGCACGATCACACTTacttgtcatttttctttttctgatcaATGCAAATGGTGAAGATGGCATGGGACCGTGAGGACTGGGAGTTCATTGCCGTGGAGGCCACTGTTCTGGAGTTGTTCCCTTGCTCTAGGCAGGAGACAGTATCTTGGGCACAGGTGACGTTTCTTTCTGTTAACCCTATAATCTGTATCCAGGAAGAAAGCATCATTTATCCTCTCCCACTTCACCCCGACATACATCAGAGAAATTGCTGTAGCCTGACAGAAGATAAAGTGATGGCTCTGCGTAAATACGCACTCACAGGAATCAATCTCACTTCAAGCCAGAGGCTTCCTACCGAGTAGGAAGGACTGATTGTGCTTCTTGGCAAGTTTGTACTTTCCCTGAAGGGCCAATGCCACTATAACACATGGATGAGTCACACCCTGGTACTTTAGAGATGACAGCGAGCAGCACAAGATTACACCCAACAAAACCGTGAATGGATGAAAGCTACAGGTGTCACGCACACCTAAACTGTGTGTATGACAACCGACAACGCACCCACTACTACAAACTGAAACCATACGAATGAAGCACGACTGATGGACAGAAGCTGAACTATAAAACAGAGCAAGCAGCAGCACGCAGTTTTTCTGCACTACGCTATAAGCGCACACCTGTACAAAACTGCCAAGGAAATATCTTGGGCACTTAAAATAACTTCCCCACAGGATCCCTTTGTGGCGTGCTACTTCAGCCAAACTGATGAGTACAATGGCAACAGAGTTTGAAATTTGGTGAAGGCACCCAAAGTACAACGTTCTCAAATATTCACCTAAATCAGCCTTCAGAACAAGCCAGAGAATGACTTGCAAGTGGCTTTGTCATGAATGTCTGACCCTATTGGTGTTATTCTGAGTAAACTTAAGGATCCTCAACAGCTCAGTTTTGAGAGGAATGAGTAGTTGCAATGATTTCATATGCACTAACAGAAAGCAGTGCTCCAGGAGTCAGACAGCTGTTTCACCAAAACATTCATCCCTAGCCACGTCACCCTCTCACGTACTTATATCTAACAGGGCAACAAACCTTTATGCCTTCTTTTGGATCCTCCCGTATACTGATTTGAGAAGACCGTTCTTTTGATGGGCACAGCAGGTCGAGAATATCCTCATTGTAGATCTGAAAGCAACAGGACAGCAGTTCAGAGTTAGCAGCCTTGCAAGAGAACAATTCACATGAAGATGGACGGTCATGCTGAAATCATGGCGAACTTTGCATGATTCATTTCACCCTTAGATACCCAGGACTCAGAATCGCATTCCTGACAAGACCTTATATAGTCTTCAGttctgatttaataaaaatacctaCTACTTGAAGGAGGTGGCCTCATTAAAACTTAACTTTCTCTCTAATTCATAACTTTACAATAGTTTGCAACTCAAAACAACTTTTACCTCTAGATAAGAAACTTTGAGGATGAATTCCCAATCCTGCCTTTGCTCCTTCTCCTTGAATAGCAGTTTGATTACCCGAGGGATGACCCCCACGCTAGGCTCATGCTCTTGATTGGCAGTGTAGGTACCTCCCATAGAATACGTTTTTCCAGATCCTGTCTGTCCATAGGCCAAGACAGTAGCATTATACCCTGGGGGAACAAAGGGCGTCCAGATCAGACAGTCACGTGGGAACCAGAAGAAACTGTGATGAACAAAGCTACATTCTAGTAAAAGCATCCTTCCAGAAAAGCACTGCCCCTCACTGTTGGTTTACACAAGATTTATGCACAGTTAGTAACATCAAGGGGGAAAAAGTCAATGAAAAGCTCCCCAACGCACAGATAAAATTATTATTCCAGGTCTCTTAAGACTGCGGTGTTGCTTCACTAGAGCCAGTCATAGAAACAGTGTAAGTCCTCTGCCACCCCAGCTCCACTGTAGCATCCCTAACAGCTTCTGGTATGGGATGTTTATCAATTCATCACATCATTCTTGATAAATTTCTCTTGCCTTACACCAATAGTTTCAAGAAGCAAAATGACCCAAAAGAACACACGAAAATCACTTTGTTAACCCTGTGAAGTGCAATGGGTTGTCAACAGGTAAGATTTGGCACATCTCACTAGAGGCTGGAGTCAGTATCTAGATAGCACagggttttattttctgagaagaTCAAAGAAAAAGCGAGTCACAACAGAGAATTAAACAGCACCTTCCTCCACACAGCTAAGCCCACCAAAACCCCCAGTATCTTAAAGCAGAGCTCGATCTCAGTTACCACAAACCTTTGAAGATGCCTCGTATGAGAGGGCTGACAGCTGTGTTGAAGACTTCCTCTTGCTCAACAGAAGGGTCGAACACGTAGTCGTAAGTGAACGATTTATCGTTACCTACCACCACCTGCGGAGGAGACGGACAAGCAGGGCTGACTACGCCGCACCCCGACAGCAcagcccggggcagggcggggggaaGGCAGTGCAGACCCCCGGGCGCAGGGGGTTGTCTCCCTTACTTGCGGCTCCCCCGGGACGAAGGACAGGCACATCTGGCAGCCTTCGCTGGTCTCCTTCGGCACCAAGGGCCGGCAGCGCAACGCCACCCGTACCGGGATCACCTTATCATCTTCCCTCACCATTTTCAGCCCCCTGCGGAGGAGCAGAGCCGGCTGAGGCCTCGCAGGAGCAGCGCCCGCTGGGAGGTGCCGCTCCGGCAGGGCCCAGCGCCGCGGCCCACAACCCCCGCCCGGCACCCCAAGGCTTAGGCCGGGCCTAGGCCGCTACCAACCTCCCGACGGGCCGCGCCTAGCGGCAGACCAAACCCTGGTGGCTCCCCGCGAGGCGCTGCCGAGGGGAGAAGCGCCGCGACCCACCACACCCGGCAGCGGCTCTGCCCCgacccgcccgccccggcgggacGCACctggagccgccgccgccgcccgttGTAATGGCGGCGCCGTAACCGCCAACATTCAAACCGGGGTCACGTGCCGCAGCCGGCCAatcgcggcgcggggcggggcgcgtccgtccgtccgtccgtcccctGAGGCGGCCGCGCCAAGATGGAGGCCCGGTTACCCTACGATGATTTCCCGGTGGTTTTCCTGCCGCCTTACGAGAGCCCGCCCGCCTGGGTGCCGCCGCATGAGGTGAGGGGACCGCGGGAGGGTGGCGGGGGGCCGCGGCCTCGGTGTGCGGCGGGTCCCAGCGCCTGACGGCCGGCGGCGCGTTGCCGTTTGCAGAGGGTGTATCACCCCGACTACAACAGCGAGCTCACCCAGTTCCTGCCCCGCACCATCGTCCTCAAGAAGCCGCCCGGGGCGCAGGTGAGACCCCTCCCCGCTTAACCCCGCTGCGGCCGGGCGGGTGCCGCCGCGCAGCCCCGATGGGGAGGTGCAGGCCCTGCCCGGTCGTTCCCTCGGTGTGGCGTTTCCCGGGGTTTCATTCCCGGCCGCCCTTCCTAAGGCTTTTCCTGATAAGAATCAGTTGTTGCAGAGGCCGAGCTGCGGGACGATGATAATCCTCGCAGCAAAGGGGACGTCGGGCAGGTTGCGGGTACTTTCCTCATCCAGGGACACGggtgggggaaaggggaagggaggagcCGCAGAGGGAGCAGAGAGCTTCGTGGGTGAGGCGGAGAGAAGCACAATTGTCTCGGGATGTGGAGCCGCTAAAGCACAGGGAGCCCCGCGGGTGCTGGAGGCGAGATCGCCACggaggctggcagggagggacgGGCCGAAGGCAGAGGCGCCAACACCGGAGCAGCGGGAAGGGCCCTCGGGCCGAAGCGGGTGACAGCATTTCACTGCCGGTGTCTCTCACAGCTGGGCTTCAACATCCGGGGAGGAAAAGCCTCGCAGCTGGGGATCTTCATCTCTAAGGTGTGTCTGTCCTTCTGCCATTGTGTCTGTTTTGTCTGTTCCCTTGGGTGTTGCTGAGCCAGCTGGGCGTGCAGGGAGACTGTCCCATGCCTTGTACGTGTCTCTGAGCTCACGGCTGTAATTTACCACGGGCCAAGCAGCAATCATACAGTCCTGCACCATTTCCTGAGCCCTCCCCAGCCCACGGGGTGTTGCTGGTGCGCTCCCCGTTCTCCCCAGTACTGTGTGGAGGCCGTGGCTGCACGGGGAGGGAGCCGCGGTGCTGTGCGAGTGTCACTGCTGCAGGCTCCGCTCTTCCCTCCGCAGGTGATCCCCGACTCGGATGCgcacagggctgggctgcaggaagGGGATCAGGTGCTCTCGGTGAACGACGTGGATTTCCAGGACATCGAGCACAGCAAGGTGAGCACAGAAATCGGTGCACGCACCATCTCCTTCCAGCCTCTTGGCAGGCGGCACTACATAAGCGGTGCATTCCTCCTTCCTGTCCGGCCTGGGTGCTGAGCAACTCTTTCTGCTTTCAGGCCGTGGAGATCCTGAAGACAGCCCGTGAAATCACCATGCGCGTGCGTTACTTCCCCTACAGTAAGTGCCTG encodes:
- the PDZD11 gene encoding PDZ domain-containing protein 11 isoform X1; translation: MEARLPYDDFPVVFLPPYESPPAWVPPHERVYHPDYNSELTQFLPRTIVLKKPPGAQLGFNIRGGKASQLGIFISKVIPDSDAHRAGLQEGDQVLSVNDVDFQDIEHSKAVEILKTAREITMRVRYFPYNYQRQKERTVH
- the PDZD11 gene encoding PDZ domain-containing protein 11 isoform X2 produces the protein MEARLPYDDFPVVFLPPYESPPAWVPPHERVYHPDYNSELTQFLPRTIVLKKPPGAQVIPDSDAHRAGLQEGDQVLSVNDVDFQDIEHSKAVEILKTAREITMRVRYFPYNYQRQKERTVH